From Pseudodesulfovibrio alkaliphilus:
ACCACATTTCATACAAACATATTTTGAATTGCATTCATTGGTTTTTATTTCGCTTGTTGTATTTTGAAAATCGTCTTTGGTGATAAGAATATGAACCAAGGCTATAGGCCAGATGATTAGTCCATAAAAAAACCATGCGATTGCACCTTTTCCTTTTGAATTGGCTATCATCGCTACAATTATTGCCATTATAATCCAAAAAGCAATCAACATTTCGACTCCCTTTTACGAGCGGCTAGGGGTGATTCTTATAAATTGTTTACCCATTACACTTGTTTTCTGTCACTGTAAACTTTTGAAAAAAAATGTGCCGCCCTCCCTACTGGCCGATACGGGGCCGGGGGGTTGACGATCCAAAGGAGGGGGGGGGGCAGGTCTCTGTGTTTCAATAATGAATTGCCCATACATCAATGAATAGAATTTCTATTTCGCGTTTTAGGTCCGTTCTGGCAGGGTGATACCTATTTCTTTCTAAAATGCCGCCAGAGCGCTCGTATGAAGAAATTCGGGCATATCTGTGTAAGGGGTCAAGGCTGGTTTTCATCTCTGCGAACAAATTACCTCCAAGTGGTGGCTCTTGTTCCTGTCCAGAAGGTACACCTTGTGAGACTCTCTGCCGGACCTCGGCAATCCGTATTTCACCGTGTCACAAAAGGTTGCAATCTAATTTCTTGACACACTTTCCCATATTGTCTAGAGGTTCATTTACACAGCGCTTCAAACAAAGGGGAACAGAAATGACTAACATCGGTTACATCAGAGTGAGCAGTGTAGATCAAAAGACAGATAGGCAGCTTGACGGCGTGAAGCTCGATGAAGTGTTTAAAGAGAAGGCCAGCGCAGGGACAATGAAACGCCCTGTTCTGGAAGAGTGTATGAGATTCGTGAGGAAGGGGGACATACTCCACGTTCATTCTATCGACCGCCTTGCCCGTAACCTTGGCGACCTCCTGTCCATCCTCAAGACCCTGACGGGCAAGGGGGTGGCCTTAGAGTTTCATAAAGAACGCCTGACGTTCACCGGGGAGGACAACCCTTTCCAGACTCTCCAGCTTCAAATCATTGGTTCTGTTGCTCAGTTTGAACGAGCTATTATCCGTGAGCGTCAGCGTGAGGGCATAGCCAAGGCACAAGCCAAGGGGAAGCATTGCGGCAGGAAGCCCACGCTCACGCCTGAACAGGTGCAAGAAATCAGGGATAAGATTGCGGCAGGAGCGGAGAAGAAGGCATTGGCCACAGAGTACGGGGTCAGTCGTCAGACCCTCTACAGGATACTGGGGGGGTGAGGGGGAAGAATTTCGTATTACAATCTGT
This genomic window contains:
- a CDS encoding recombinase family protein, translating into MTNIGYIRVSSVDQKTDRQLDGVKLDEVFKEKASAGTMKRPVLEECMRFVRKGDILHVHSIDRLARNLGDLLSILKTLTGKGVALEFHKERLTFTGEDNPFQTLQLQIIGSVAQFERAIIRERQREGIAKAQAKGKHCGRKPTLTPEQVQEIRDKIAAGAEKKALATEYGVSRQTLYRILGG
- a CDS encoding zinc ribbon domain-containing protein, whose product is MLIAFWIIMAIIVAMIANSKGKGAIAWFFYGLIIWPIALVHILITKDDFQNTTSEIKTNECNSKYVCMKCGKVKEEEGWCSTCCDLTYNRIQTSQKEKECPYCAELIKAKAIKCKHCGSEIEPNTI